Sequence from the Methylophilales bacterium MBRSF5 genome:
GGGCTGGTGGTTGACCAGGTAATCTCAAAAGGGAATATCTTTAACTTATTGTGAGCTCACTATTGTGAATATATTTTTATTTAAAAAGATTTCATCCGCACTTCAAGATCACCTAAACTCAGAACATCCAGCGGATTCCAATCTCAGTTATTTTTTTAAGAATAATACCAATCTAGGCGTTAAAGAAAGAGGCGAGGTTGCAGAGACATACTACGGGATCATTCGAAATAAACTCTTATATGAAAACCTTATGCAATCCAGCCAGGTAGAGAATTTAGTCGTTGCGCACTTGATCATCGAAAAAAGTTATTCCGATGAAGAGATTAAGGTTCTATTCCCAGACATTACTATTTCAACAAAAGCCATAAAAGATAGATTAAATAAAATAAGTGATTCCTGGATCCGCTACAGCCTACCTGAATGGATCTTTCGTAAGTTAGCAGAATCATATGATGAAAAAAAAATAAAACTAGTGCTTAATAAATTAATCTCACCCTCTTATCTTGATGTCAGGGTTAATACAATAAAAGAAAAATCTAGAGAAGTTATAATTAAGAATCTTCAAGATAATTTATCAATCAATCCAAAAAAAATAGCCTTGTCAAATCTTAGCCCGATTGGAGTTCGTCTTCCTAGGGGATCGCAAATACAAAACTTACCCATTTTTAAAGATGGTTTAATCGAGGTTCAGGACGAGGGAAGCCAAATATTGTCCTTTATTGTTGATGCTAATAGAAAACATATGGTGGCAGATTTTTGTGCAGGGGCTGGTGGAAAGACTCTTGCTCTTGGAGCGATGATGTCTGGATCAGGTCGTCTTTATGCATTTGATGTGAATGATAAAAGGTTAACGAATTTGAGAAAAAGATTAAAACGATCTGGACTCTCCAATACCGTGTGCCATCATATCAATAATGAAAATGATGTCCGTATTAAGAGATTGAGGGGAAAGTTTGATCGAGTTCTGGTTGATGCTCCCTGTTCTGGACTTGGAACGATTAGAAGAAATCCAGATCTCAAATGGAAACATGACCTAGATACTATTTTTGAGATGCAAAAAAAACAATTAAATATTCTCACAGCGGCTTCAAAATTAACTAAGTTAGGCGGACGACTTATTTATGCTACTTGTAGCTTTATACCAGAGGAAAACGAAGATGTTGTAAATGGTTTTGTAAAAGATAATTCAGGTTTCAAGGTCATGAGCATTCAGCCCATACTCGATAAGTATGATATTGCAGTCACCACAGGCGACTTTTTTAAAACTAAATTTGACGAGCATGATATGGATGGATTTTTCGCAGCTGTATTAGAGAGGGTGTATTAATGAAGACGCTTAATCAAAGGATTGGCGTAGCAGTTATCTTAGCCATTCTATTAGGCCTTATTTTTCGACACTATCAATCATTCCAGTTGGTTGAATTTGTTATTCCAATCTTAGAATTAATTGGTGAAGTCTTTATACTTCTGCTCAAGATGATCATGGTCCCTTTAATCTTCTTTTCATTAACAAGCAGTATTTCCTCTTTGAAAAAAAATAAGAGCTCTCAGCTGTTGTGGAAAGGATCTATATTTTATTATTTGACAACAATGGTTGTTGCAGTCATTTTGATGATGGTTGTAATGAATTTATTTCAAGACAACCTGGGAGGAGGTCAGCTTGTGTTAGAGGGCAATGAGCCCCAGTCAATATTCAACTCTGAAGAACCACATTCACTTAAAGACTCCATAAAGTCACTCATAAAGAATCCATTTGAGGCCTTATCACAAGGAAATATAATGGCTGTCGTTATTTTTGCGATATTTTTTGGTATAGCGTTGAGGTCAGATAATGAACATGTCAAGAAAGTAAAAATATGGGTGGATGGAGTTTTTGAAGTGGTAATGAATATAGTCAATAGCATTATGAAGATCGCCCCAGTTGGAGTATTTGCTTTATTGAGTCTTCTTATTATTCAACAAGAATTAAGTATGTTTTATCAGATTGGTTATTTTATTACCCTTGTTTTTGGGGTTATCACATTCCATGGGGTAGTATTTTTACCATTACTTTTAAAAGTATTTTCAAATGAGAGCATAAAAAGTTTTTGGCAGGGTATTAAAAATGTACTTATAACAGCTTTCGCCACAAGCTCATCCGCAGCAACCCTTCCTGTGACGATGAGTACCCTGGAAAATGATTTCAAGGTCAATAAAAATGTCACTCGATTTATGCTTCCATTGGGGGCGACCATAAATATGGACGGGACTGCACTTTATGAAGCTGCTGTGGCGTTGTTTGTAGCCAGCATGGTTGGAGTAAACCTGGGATTATATGATCAAATTTTACTAGTCTTTCTGGCAATGGCAGCTTCTATTGGGGCTCCAGCTATTCCGAGTGCAGGGATGGTGACCTTGGCCATCGTGCTTAGTGCCCTGAATCTTCCTGTGGAGTATGTGGCCATCTTTATCCCAATAGACAGGCTTATTGATACGTTTCGAACCACTGTGAATGTGGAGGGCGATGTTATTGGCGCCCTAATTATAGATAAGTACTTTAAGTCTTAATTTTTCTAATTAGTTCTGAGGATAGTGAGTAGGATGCTGGTATTACAATTAAAGTAAGCAGCGTTGAGGAAATCATGCCTCCTATGATTGCTACAGAGAGGGGTCCGTTCTCTTCAGATCCTGCCCCAACCCCAAATGCGGCTGGCAGAAGGGCAAGTATTAAAGTCAAAGATGTCATCAACACGGGTCTGAGTCGAACTGGGCATGCGAGTATCAAAGCCTCATCTACTTTTTTACCCTCTTGGATATGATGGTTAGTTAGATCAACCAATAAGATTGAATTTTTAGCTACAAGGCCAACAAGCAGGACGAGACCAATCATCGAATAAATATTCAAACTATTTCCTGTAAGCCATAAAAGAAAAACTCCCCCAATAATTGCAAGTGGCTGTGCAAGCATCACAATAAAGGGCTGGAAGAAAGAATTAAATAAACTGGAGAGGACCATGTATAGAAGAATTGTGGCTAGAGAAAAGATAAAAATAATATTGGAAAATGTCTTACCAAATTCTTTTGCCTGGCCAGAATATTTGATTGAGTATTCGCTAGGTATGATCTGGTTACTTATATTTTCAATATTGTCGATAGCCTCTCCAAGTGGAATACTTGGATTAGTATAAAAGTTAGCCGCATACTGTAATTCTTCTCGACCTATAATTGCTGGACCTAATTTTTCTTTAAACTTCGTAAAATTATCAATCCTGACCAGCTCACCGGATTTTGATCTTACATAAATTTTGTTGAGATCCTGAATATTTTCAAATGACCCCTCCTTGGCTTTAACTCTAATTTCATATCGTTGCCCATCTCCAGGGTCGTCGTTATATTTAGCAATATCATAGCCATTGCTAAGAATAGATATACTGTCTGCAATCTGTTCGGCTGATATCCCAAATGAGGCTGCTTTGTCACGATCAATATCCAGAATCATTTGCGGTAAGTTAAGCTGTAGGTCCAGATCAATATTCCCCATACCATCGATGAGTGATAATTTTTCATTTAACTGATCTGCCAAGCTAGAGACGTTTTCAATTCCAGGACCAATGAGGGAAAATTGTAATTTTTCCGAACGATTTCCTCTGGCAATTGATACTCCTGCGGGGAAGGCCCTTACCCCAGATAGTGAAGCTAAATCTTTTTTAAGTAGGCCCATGATTACTGTTTGACTTCTTTCTCGCTCACCTTTTTCTTTTAAACGAATACTGATATACCCTCTATTGACTTGGCCTCGACTTCCCAGCCCAACAGATGAAAAGACGCTGGCGATATCAGAATCATATTTTTGAATAATAGATTCAACTTCAATTAATTTGCTGACGGTGTAATCCATGTTTGACCCAAGAGGAGTTTTGAAGGTCACAGTGAAGCGACTCTCATCTGTCTCAGGGACAAATTCTTTCTTCGCTGCTTTAAAAAAGTATCCAGACGATAAAACAATTAGTAATGTAATCAGTAAGATTTTTAAACGATGTTTCAAAACATATTGAAGAGAATGTTTATAGTTTTGTTCCAGCTTTTCAAAAAAAGAATTTAGAAAAGTAAAATAATTTTTTTTAGCATCTTGTTTGTTGAGATATCTCGAGCAGAGCATGGGAGTGAGAGTGAGTGACACCAGGAGAGATACAATGATTCCGACCGTAACCACAACTGCAAAAGATTCAAAGAACTTGCCTATGATCCCATCCATATATATTACCGGGGCAAAGATGCTTATTAGGGCAAGGGATGAGGCGAGGACGGCAAATACCACCTCACGACTCCCTTTGATAGCAGCCTCGATATTATTTTTTTCCATTCTTTGATGCCTGAAAATATTTTCTAGAACGACAATCGCATCATCGACAACAACTCCAATTAAGAGTATTAGCGCAAGTAAGGTCATGCTATTAAATGTGTACCCAAAGAAATACATCACTGCTATTGCGCCAAATAGTGAAATAGGGATCGCGGCAGAAATAATGAAAGTTGAACGAATTGATTGCAGAAATATAAATACAACCAGGGCTGCCAACAGGGTTCCTTCAATTATGTGATCGATGAGCGATTTGATCATTTCTTTGATAAATATTGAATCGTCTGTGGATATACCAAGGTTGAGTCCCGGGGGTAGGTTGGGACGAATTTCTGTATCAATCTTCTCTTTCACTTTATCAATGATCTGCACTGTATTAGAATTTGCCACCTTAATAATTCCAAGACCAATGGAGGGGTTAAAATTGTAGCGCGCAATCTGGCGGTAATCGGTTAGGCCATCCTCAATATCAGATATGTCTTTTAATTTGATACTCGTTTTATCACGATAGCTCACAACTAAATTTTCTAGGTCTTTTACCTTATGAAATTCAAGATCAAGCTTGAACATTTTTTCTGACTGGTTTCTAACCAGATAGCCACCCGGCAACTGAATATGCTCTTTTCTAAAAGCAGACTTGAGGTCATCAGCAGTGACATTAAGGGATGCCATTTTTTCCAGGTCGAGATTGACGCGAATGGTTCGATCCCGTCGCCCCCCTAACCGAACCTCTCCGACACCATCAATGGTCTCAATTTTCTTTTTTAAAATATTGCTAGCATATAAGTTAAGTTGTTGTGTGGTCCTATCCCCTGTTAGACCAAGCCACATAATGGGGCTAGCATTTGTCTCTACTTTCCTCACCACGGGCGGGACAATATCATCAGGCAACCTTCGACTTAACTGACTAACCTTGGATTGGACTTCATTAAAGGCAACTTCAATATCTTTATCCAATTCAAAGGTAATTGTGACAACTGAGACACCGGGGGAGGATTGAGACTTGATCGATTCGATTCCGGTTACCGTATTTACCGCAGTTTCAATCAGGTTGGTAATAGAAGAATCAATAATTTCAGGATTGGCTCCCTCAAGTGTTGTTGTGACTGAGAGAACTGGAAATTCGATCATCGGAAAACGATCAACACCAATCTTTTGGTAACCTATGTAGCCGAAAAGGATGAAGATAAAGGAAATCATCCAGGCAAAGACATGCCTTCTAATTGAAATTTCAGGCAGGGTCATTTTCTTTTATTATAATTTTTGCATCATTGGTTAGGTATCCCGCACCATCGACAATGATGTCTTTATTGGCTTCTAGACCATCAATTATCTCAATCCATCCATCTTGTGTGATGCCCGTCTTTACGTTCCTCGCAATAGCTTTGCCATTAAGTGCTTCGTAAACGATGCTACCTGATGGCCTCAACACAACTGATGGCTCCGGAACAGAAACTGAATCCTTTTTATCAAAGACAATGGTACCTTTGACGCTGGCGCCGGCCTGCCAGTCATCTTGTTTTTCAATATCAGCAATTACATCAATGGATCGGCTGTCAGCAATAATCTGAGGTTTGAGTTCCTGGATTGTTGTTGTGTAAGATGATTCAGTAGTCGGTGTTTCAAGAGTAATCTCAATTCCAGGCTTCAAAATATGGGCTAACTTTTCAGGAAACATCACATGCGCCCTGAGTTTTTTATTATTGATAATCTGATAGAGCGGATCCCCAATTTTTACATAGTCTCCAATTGATATTATTTGCTTTTCCACTTTACCAGGAATTGGCGCAAATATTTTAGTGCGACTGTCATTCATTCTTGCTAATCCCAATCGAGCCTCTGCAGATTTGAGCTCCTCTTTCGTCTCCTCTATTTGTACCTCAATAGTTTCCAGAGCATTTGGGGAAATAAAATTTTCATCCACTAATTTCAAGTTTCTTTCATATGTAATTTTTTGATTATTTAGCCTCGCCTGTAATTTTTTAACTTCTGCTTCCGACAGTGATAGTTGATAGCTTGTGTCTGTGCCATCAACTTCAGCCATGATCTGTCCTTTTTCAACGGTTGTTCCTGGACGAACAAAAATCTTGGTAATTTTTCCAGCTACTTCAGAAGCCACAGTGGGATCAATGATTCCTTCGATACTACCGATGGCAGACTCTTGATACCTAAATTCCATTATCTTTGATTTAGTGGTGGTGACGTATATGTCTTTTGATTTGCTGTCTTTACTATCAGCTTCATCAGTTTTGCTGCATGACACAATAAGAAAGATAAAAAATAGGGCAAGTATATTAAGTTTCATTATTTTATTTTTTTCCAATCAAACAAGGGTCCTGGGTCAGTTTTTCTATTCGGAGCAATTTCTGAATGACCAACAATATCTTGGATATTGTATTCTTTTTTCAGACACCCAAGCAATTCTAATAGTTTAATATATTGATCTTCAATATAGGGAGTTTTATCATCACCCTCAAGCTCAATACCGATTGAAAAATCATTGCAGTTTTCTTTTCCTTGATAACTTGATTCTCCAGCATGCCAAGCACGATCAATGCATGAGACAAATTGAATTAGCTCCCCATTTCTTTTTATGAGGAAATGAGCTGAGACTTTTAAATCTTTAATTTCTTTAAAATATGGATGTGCATCAATATCCAACTGATTTAGAAAAAAATCTTCGATATAATTATTGTTATAGATACCTGGAGGCAAGCTAATAGAGTGAATTACAATAATATGTACTGGAATGTTTGCAGGTCTAGAATTAAAATTTGGAGAGGCTAGATGTTTACACCCCGAATACCAGCCGTCAACACTAAAAAAATTGTTTTGCTTCATATTAATAGTAATTATAATTGATAAGCATTTCTTAATTAACTTACAAGGAAAAAATATGCACTTTTTTGATGGGATTATATTTGGAATCATCGATAACGGAGTCTTAATTATGGGCGCACTATTTGGACTAAGTATAGAAAAATATCTACCAAAGTATTTTCATAAAGGAATCGGTACTGTGTTTGGTGCAGGTATAGGTAATGCGGTAAGTGATTTTTTAGGAGGAACACCGATTGCAATCGACTTCGCCTGGGGAACATTTATCGGTTGCTTAGGAACACTAATTTTTATTCCCATCTTTGTTGAAATAAAAAAAATTAAATCCAAATAATTTATTTTTGATAATGTTTTATTTAAAAATTTTTATTGTCTTAATTTATGAATTATTAATCCTCCTAGCTATTGCTTTTATTGCTGGATTTGTATTTTTGATATTTTTTGATAGGCTGGAAAGTAATGCCCTAAGATTTTTACATCAGTTTCTTGTTTGGAGCGCTTGGGGATTTTATTTTATTTTTAGCTGGAAGAGCTTTGGGCAGACACTCCCGATGAGGGCATGGAAGTTAAGATTCAGTTTTGAACAGAAATCCTACAAATTTTTAATTCTTAGGTATATTAAAGTAACCTTTTTTTGGATTTTTTTCCCATTAAATTTTTTAGCAATATTTTTTTTGAAAGATAGATTTTTGCATGACTATAGGACAAAAAATTTGATTACTGTCGTTCAAAATAAAACATTAAATAAATAGCAATTCCTAAGATGACAATTGATGGAATGATGGCAGTAATGATGGGCTCCCAGTCGTTGAGTACTCCAATGTGTCTCAACATTGAATTCATGATCTGATAAACAATCCCAAAAATTATCCCTAGAAACATTTTTAAATATTTACCTCCAGATCGCTCCTGGAAAAAACCAAATGGCACAGCAAATAAAATCATAATGATGGGCATCACGGGCTGAATGATTTTTTCCCAGAATGACACTTCATACCTTGACGTTTTTTGATTATTTTTTTTCAGATAATTAATAAAATCATACAGGTCAAAAATTGACATTCGATCAGGCGAGATGAGTAACACATTCATCATTTCTGGTTTTATCATCGATTTCCATGTGCCTGATGGAATCGTTTTAACATCAAAGCCTTCATCAAGAATAAATGATTGTTTGATCTTCTCGAGCTCCCAGATCCCATTTTGATATCTACCTTTCTCAGCATCAACAATCGATCGTAAAGAAAAATCATTGTCGAATTCATAAATATGAATATTTCTCAATGATGCATCTGGAAGAACATTCTCAATGTTCACAAAATTATTGCCATCCTTCATCCAAACACCAGATTTAAAATCTGTAGTAACTGAACCATCAGTAGAGCTTATTTTAATTTGTTGAGCATTTTTTTCACTGACAGGAGTAATCAGGTTGCCTACCATAAAAGTCAAAACACCAAAGAATAATGAAACGATAATAAGTGATGAGGCTATTTGTATAATAGACATCCCACTCGTTCTCATAACCACTAACTCTGAATTTCCTGATAGTTGGCCTACCGTAAACATTGCCCCAATTAAGCAAGATAAAGGAATAATTTCATATAAATGACCAGGCATACTAAGCGTGATAAAGACAATAATTTTTGAGAGGTCATATTTTCCGGAATTAAGATTTCCTATTTCTTGCAAAAAGTCAAAAAAAGCAAATAAGAATACTAAGCCAATTGCCACAAGGCTGATGTTGATAAAAAATTCAAAATTAATATATTTTGCGAGTTTCATTTCTTGAGTCTGAGGTTTCTCACTTTTGAGGGAAGAAGTGGAAGATTTAAATTTCTCCTCAGCATCAAATAGCTTGCAACACTGATGATAAGTGCGTGAACAATTGCCCCGCCAACATAAGGATTTAATTTGCCCAGATTGATATAACTCTGGGTGACTCCCATAAGGTTGTTATAGATGGCAAAAATCATAATTGCGATGATTATATTGACCGACCTTCCTGTCCTCGGGTTAATAAAACTAAGAGGTATAGCCAAAATTATTAAGACTATTCCGGATATAGGAAGAGATACTCTCCAGACAAATTCTGCAATCTCACGATTTGAATTTGTTGAAAGAAGAAGCGCTGTTGGCATCGCCTCGACCTGATTTACGTCAATGATCGGAGGTAATTTTCTTTCGACTAAAAAGCCGTAATCATCAAACTTTATTTCTGTGAAATTATTATTTTCATGATTGACCTCATAACGCTTTCCTTTTTTAAGGACAATATATTCATCTTTATCAGTACTTGTTGATACTCGACTTCCCTCATTGGAGACAATGATCCCAAGTTTTCCATTTTGTTCGGATTGAACAAAAACATTTTTTACTTTTGAACCTAAGTCACCAAAACCCTCAACGTAGAAAACCCTGTCCTTACTTTTTGATTCTTTGAATGAGCCTGGTGAAATGGTTGCCAGTTCATCCCGGTTTTTTAGACCAGCCTTATATTCCTCAGATTTTTGAGTTGCCCATGGGCTTAGATAAAGGCTAAGAAAACCTATCAATAAAATTATTGGTAGTGAAAAGAAAAGAATAGGCCTGATGAAACTAGTTAAGCCCAAACCTGAACTGAACCAGATCATCATCTCGCTGTCTCTAAACCATCGACTCAAGGTTAATAAAATTGTTAGAAAGAGCGTGAGAGTGAGTAAGATGGGTAGATATTTAAGTAGACTAAAAACCAATATAGTCAGTATTGAATCATTGGGTATAATACCTTTCGATGCTAGCCGGAAAACAACAACACCCCGTTGAGCCACAACGATACCAGAAAGGATAAGTATTGTTGAGAGAGAGTTGTAAAACAACTCATTTTTTAATTTATTTTGATATAACATTTATTAAGGATACTGTATGAAATTTGATATTACCTCAACCGAAAAAATTACCCATGCATCGGATATTATCATATTAGCAATTGATGATAAAAATAACCTTATCAACGGAAATGGTATCAATGAGGTAGATGAGTCTCTTGTTAAAAAATCTTTAAGAAAAGATGTTTTGGGTAATTCTGAAGGTGATACCAATATTCTTAATGATTCGACTGGTACAAGGCAATACCTTTTGGTCCGTGTCAACGATCTTGAAAGTGTTAATATCAAAAGATTAGGTAAGATTTTTAATAAGACGTTTGCTCATTTATCAAAACTGTCCTTTAAGACGGTTCAGATGTGTTTGTGTAAGTTTGCTGAAACAGAAGTTGCAGTGGAGGAGGTTGTTAAGTTGTATGTCAGAGCCTCTTTGCATAATTTCTACAAAATCAATGCAGTCAAAAGCAAGAAAGCTACCCAGGCTCTCGTCAAGAATATCATTCATCTAAATTCCAAGTATCTAAAAGAGGCAAAACAGGGCCTCAAGCTTGGGCAAGCTATCGGT
This genomic interval carries:
- a CDS encoding permease yields the protein MLYQNKLKNELFYNSLSTILILSGIVVAQRGVVVFRLASKGIIPNDSILTILVFSLLKYLPILLTLTLFLTILLTLSRWFRDSEMMIWFSSGLGLTSFIRPILFFSLPIILLIGFLSLYLSPWATQKSEEYKAGLKNRDELATISPGSFKESKSKDRVFYVEGFGDLGSKVKNVFVQSEQNGKLGIIVSNEGSRVSTSTDKDEYIVLKKGKRYEVNHENNNFTEIKFDDYGFLVERKLPPIIDVNQVEAMPTALLLSTNSNREIAEFVWRVSLPISGIVLIILAIPLSFINPRTGRSVNIIIAIMIFAIYNNLMGVTQSYINLGKLNPYVGGAIVHALIISVASYLMLRRNLNLPLLPSKVRNLRLKK
- a CDS encoding permease, which gives rise to MKLAKYINFEFFINISLVAIGLVFLFAFFDFLQEIGNLNSGKYDLSKIIVFITLSMPGHLYEIIPLSCLIGAMFTVGQLSGNSELVVMRTSGMSIIQIASSLIIVSLFFGVLTFMVGNLITPVSEKNAQQIKISSTDGSVTTDFKSGVWMKDGNNFVNIENVLPDASLRNIHIYEFDNDFSLRSIVDAEKGRYQNGIWELEKIKQSFILDEGFDVKTIPSGTWKSMIKPEMMNVLLISPDRMSIFDLYDFINYLKKNNQKTSRYEVSFWEKIIQPVMPIIMILFAVPFGFFQERSGGKYLKMFLGIIFGIVYQIMNSMLRHIGVLNDWEPIITAIIPSIVILGIAIYLMFYFERQ
- a CDS encoding acriflavin resistance protein — translated: MTLPEISIRRHVFAWMISFIFILFGYIGYQKIGVDRFPMIEFPVLSVTTTLEGANPEIIDSSITNLIETAVNTVTGIESIKSQSSPGVSVVTITFELDKDIEVAFNEVQSKVSQLSRRLPDDIVPPVVRKVETNASPIMWLGLTGDRTTQQLNLYASNILKKKIETIDGVGEVRLGGRRDRTIRVNLDLEKMASLNVTADDLKSAFRKEHIQLPGGYLVRNQSEKMFKLDLEFHKVKDLENLVVSYRDKTSIKLKDISDIEDGLTDYRQIARYNFNPSIGLGIIKVANSNTVQIIDKVKEKIDTEIRPNLPPGLNLGISTDDSIFIKEMIKSLIDHIIEGTLLAALVVFIFLQSIRSTFIISAAIPISLFGAIAVMYFFGYTFNSMTLLALILLIGVVVDDAIVVLENIFRHQRMEKNNIEAAIKGSREVVFAVLASSLALISIFAPVIYMDGIIGKFFESFAVVVTVGIIVSLLVSLTLTPMLCSRYLNKQDAKKNYFTFLNSFFEKLEQNYKHSLQYVLKHRLKILLITLLIVLSSGYFFKAAKKEFVPETDESRFTVTFKTPLGSNMDYTVSKLIEVESIIQKYDSDIASVFSSVGLGSRGQVNRGYISIRLKEKGERERSQTVIMGLLKKDLASLSGVRAFPAGVSIARGNRSEKLQFSLIGPGIENVSSLADQLNEKLSLIDGMGNIDLDLQLNLPQMILDIDRDKAASFGISAEQIADSISILSNGYDIAKYNDDPGDGQRYEIRVKAKEGSFENIQDLNKIYVRSKSGELVRIDNFTKFKEKLGPAIIGREELQYAANFYTNPSIPLGEAIDNIENISNQIIPSEYSIKYSGQAKEFGKTFSNIIFIFSLATILLYMVLSSLFNSFFQPFIVMLAQPLAIIGGVFLLWLTGNSLNIYSMIGLVLLVGLVAKNSILLVDLTNHHIQEGKKVDEALILACPVRLRPVLMTSLTLILALLPAAFGVGAGSEENGPLSVAIIGGMISSTLLTLIVIPASYSLSSELIRKIKT
- a CDS encoding N-acetyl-anhydromuranmyl-L-alanine amidase gives rise to the protein MHFFDGIIFGIIDNGVLIMGALFGLSIEKYLPKYFHKGIGTVFGAGIGNAVSDFLGGTPIAIDFAWGTFIGCLGTLIFIPIFVEIKKIKSK
- a CDS encoding N-acetyl-anhydromuranmyl-L-alanine amidase, translating into MKQNNFFSVDGWYSGCKHLASPNFNSRPANIPVHIIVIHSISLPPGIYNNNYIEDFFLNQLDIDAHPYFKEIKDLKVSAHFLIKRNGELIQFVSCIDRAWHAGESSYQGKENCNDFSIGIELEGDDKTPYIEDQYIKLLELLGCLKKEYNIQDIVGHSEIAPNRKTDPGPLFDWKKIK